A window of the Bufo gargarizans isolate SCDJY-AF-19 chromosome 1, ASM1485885v1, whole genome shotgun sequence genome harbors these coding sequences:
- the LOC122924904 gene encoding zinc finger protein OZF-like yields MTNQREDLTDIKVEDEEERMMGDPSCRSEEEEDIPGDVTTENPSTNSEGNLLSLNYKVEDEDMQRSSGENINVHPGLHSTDLSYNLPNHEEPSLDQKEGEMFHCGKEFTKRSSLSTYTRIRTGEKPYSCSECGKCCTDKSHLVRHKKSHTEEIFKCSEYGKGFKIKSNLAIHERIHTGENPYSCSECGKCFTQKSDLVRHERSHTGEKPYSCSECGKCFTQKSDLVKHERSHTGEKPYSCSECGKCFKIKSSLVRHKRSHTGEKPYSCSECGKCFIQISALVKHERSHTGEKSYLCSECGKCFTQKTILVTHQRFHIGKKPYSCSECGKCFTQKSDLVKHERRHSGEKPYLCSECGKYFIQKSELVAHQRFHTGEKPYSCSECGKCFTDTSGLVRHKRSHTGEKPYLCSECGKCFAHKSNLVTHQRFHTGEKPYSCSECGKCFAQKRVLVTHQRSHTGTNF; encoded by the coding sequence AAAATCCCAGTACAAATTCAGAAGGAAACTTGCTGTCACTAAATTATAAAGTAGAAGATGAAGATATGCagcgctcttcaggagaaaatattaatgtacatccaggacttcacagtacagatctgtCATATAATCTTCCTAATCATGAGGAACCTTCTCTTGACCAGAAAGAGGGTGAAATGTTTCACTGTGGTAAAGAGTTCACAAAAAGATCAAGTCTTTCTACATACACAAGAATTCGCACTGGGGAGAAGCCatactcctgttcagaatgtgggaaatgctgtacagataaatcacatcttgttagacatAAAAAAAGCCACACAGAAGAGATTTTTAAATGTTCAGAATATGGAAAAGGTtttaaaatcaaatcaaatcttgctatacatgagagaattcacacaggggagaacccatattcatgttcagaatgtggaaaatgttttacacaaaaatctgATCTTGTTaggcatgagagaagtcacacaggagagaagccatattcatgttcagaatgtgggaaatgttttacacaaaaatcagatcttgttaagcatgagagaagtcacacaggagagaagccatattcctgttcagaatgtgggaaatgttttaaaattaaatcaagtcttgttagacataagagaagtcacacaggagagaagccatattcctgttcagaatgtgggaaatgttttatacaAATATCAGCTCTTGTTaagcatgagagaagtcacacaggagagaagtcatatttgtgttcagaatgtgggaaatgttttacacaaaaaactattcttgttacacatcagagattTCACATAGGAAAGAAgccttattcatgttcagaatgtgggaaatgttttacacaaaaatctgATCTTGTTAAGCATGAGAGACGTCactcaggagagaagccatatttgtgttcagaatgtgggaaatattttataCAGAAATCAGAACTAGTTGCACATCAGagatttcacacaggagagaagccatattcatgttcagaatgtgggaaatgttttacagatacaTCAGGTCTTGTTAGAcataagagaagtcacacaggagagaagccgtatttgtgttcagaatgtgggaaatgttttgcacacaaatcaaatcttgttacacatcagagatttcacacaggagagaagccatattcatgttcagaatgtggaaaatgttttgcacaaaaaagagttcttgttacacatcagagaagtcacacaggaacaAATTTCTGA